The candidate division KSB1 bacterium genome segment AGCAGCAGGACCAGCGCGAACAGGGCGAAGTTGGTTAAATGGAGATTGCGGCGCTCGCGAATCCATTGCCGGGAAGCCGCGGAGGGAAAGCGGTTCATCACCAAAAAGTAGAACGTCGGACCGATGACGAACAGGATGAGGGGATTGCGATAAAGGCGGTATTTCAGCCGGCCCCATTTCGAGAGTGCCAGATACTCGCGCACGGTCAGTGTGGTCACGTCGCCAAAGCCGCGGCGGTCGAGGTTGCTGGCACCGGCATGATGCATGGCGTGGGACTTGCGCCAGTACTGGTAGGGCACCATGGTCAGCACGCCGCACAGGAACCCGACAATGTTGTTGGCCCTTTGTGATTTGAAAAATGCACCATGGCCGCAATCATGCTGGAAGATGAAAATGCGAATCAACAGGCCGGCGCCGATCGGCGCCAGCGCCAGCGTCAGCCAGTAGGAATAATCCAGGCTGAGATACATGAGATACCACACCGCGAAAAACGGCAGGGTGGTATTGAGCAACTGCCAAATGCTTTTTTTGAGATCGGGCTTTTGATATTTGGCAACGATTTCATTCCAGTTGGATTTCACCGCCTCGAGGCTGAAGGTCATGGGGCATTGTCCTTGGGAAAAGAGTTGAACTTTTGGGCTGTATCCGCGGTCCGGGCAATGTGAAGAAGTTTCCCGTGCGAGTCAAGCGCTTTTCTGGAAATTTTTGACTGAGGCAAGGCATTCACCAACAAGCGGAGAACGATCCATGTGGCTGGTCGAGAAGGATGCCCGCAACAAATGGTGCCCGATGGCGCGGGCGGGATTTCGCCGGCATGAAGCAACCTCTCTGACCATCAATCGCAAAATCGGCAGCGGCAAAGCGGATCCTGATTGCCTGTGCCTGGCGGGCGAATGCATGATGTGGCGCGC includes the following:
- a CDS encoding fatty acid desaturase, yielding MTFSLEAVKSNWNEIVAKYQKPDLKKSIWQLLNTTLPFFAVWYLMYLSLDYSYWLTLALAPIGAGLLIRIFIFQHDCGHGAFFKSQRANNIVGFLCGVLTMVPYQYWRKSHAMHHAGASNLDRRGFGDVTTLTVREYLALSKWGRLKYRLYRNPLILFVIGPTFYFLVMNRFPSAASRQWIRERRNLHLTNFALFALVLLLGFTLGFRKLVMIHLPIEVFAATAGTWLFYIQHQFEDTYWEHNDEWEYVLAALRGSSFYHLPKILQWFTGNIGYHHIHHLSSRIPNYNLQKCYEENPVFHHSETLTFWQSLKCIPLKLWDEEQRKLVGYRHLKTLRQPVTRRLHA